In a single window of the Litorilituus sediminis genome:
- a CDS encoding AraC family transcriptional regulator, translated as MPTNASSTANQVTGLDDSLGQASVPAVKQYLQLAQEQQLDVDAICQQVGLEQNLLLDNSNHIPGVLFQQLIAALISHSSDELFGLHTAKHVQPGSYSVLGYISMNCENLGQAIAKIQPFEKLVGDMGVTTFEPLGDKVKIRWHCQFTDAEVKRHMIDNCLASWLTFARYLVSQESNPSELLLSRKAPELSQQQEYQSLFNCPIQFAQAENAIIFDKALLALPLNKGDQQLLSTLESHAQAIISNLSTEVDFATQLSKVIAQSLQTGRFHQQDIANSFDISVKTLQRRLTAQGVSYQSILDNTRLDLAKDYLSNQALSMNQISAELGFKEPSSFYRWFNKLTQQAPGEFRKSPKQQSE; from the coding sequence ATGCCCACAAATGCATCATCAACAGCAAATCAAGTGACGGGATTAGATGACAGTCTTGGTCAAGCTTCAGTACCAGCAGTCAAACAATACTTGCAATTAGCACAAGAGCAACAGCTGGATGTTGATGCCATATGTCAACAAGTTGGTTTAGAGCAAAACCTACTGTTAGATAACAGCAACCATATACCTGGGGTGCTTTTTCAGCAGCTTATAGCCGCACTCATTAGCCACTCTAGTGATGAGTTATTTGGCCTACATACCGCCAAGCATGTTCAACCAGGCTCATATAGTGTGCTGGGCTATATTTCCATGAATTGTGAAAACTTAGGACAAGCCATTGCAAAGATCCAACCCTTTGAAAAGTTGGTTGGCGATATGGGAGTAACCACCTTTGAGCCATTAGGTGATAAGGTCAAAATTCGCTGGCATTGTCAGTTTACCGATGCTGAAGTTAAGCGCCATATGATAGATAATTGCTTGGCTTCTTGGCTCACCTTTGCCAGATACTTAGTCAGCCAAGAAAGTAATCCGAGCGAGTTATTACTCAGCCGAAAAGCGCCTGAGCTAAGCCAACAACAAGAATACCAAAGCTTATTCAATTGCCCCATTCAGTTTGCCCAAGCAGAAAACGCCATTATCTTTGATAAAGCTTTGTTAGCTTTACCACTTAATAAAGGTGATCAGCAGCTACTTTCAACGTTAGAAAGTCACGCACAAGCTATCATCTCTAACTTAAGTACAGAAGTTGATTTTGCCACACAATTATCGAAGGTTATCGCACAGTCTCTGCAAACAGGAAGATTCCACCAGCAAGATATTGCCAATTCATTTGACATAAGCGTTAAGACATTACAACGTCGCTTAACAGCACAAGGTGTTAGTTATCAAAGTATTTTAGATAACACCCGACTTGACCTCGCCAAAGACTACCTAAGTAACCAAGCGTTAAGCATGAACCAAATCAGTGCAGAATTAGGCTTTAAAGAGCCTAGCTCTTTTTACCGTTGGTTTAATAAGCTCACCCAACAAGCGCCGGGTGAGTTTAGAAAGTCACCGAAACAGCAAAGCGAATAA
- a CDS encoding YciI family protein, with translation MQFIITAYDFTDEDAINRRLAHRDAHLAGIERMTKAGNFLSGGAILDQQGKMIGSSAHVDFPSRADVDAWINSDPYTLGKVWDNVNISDGLLFPVEKFKR, from the coding sequence ATGCAGTTTATTATTACCGCTTATGACTTTACCGATGAAGACGCCATTAACCGTAGGTTAGCACATCGCGATGCGCACTTAGCTGGCATAGAAAGAATGACCAAAGCAGGAAATTTTTTAAGTGGCGGTGCAATATTAGATCAACAGGGGAAAATGATAGGATCATCAGCCCATGTTGACTTTCCCTCAAGAGCTGATGTTGATGCTTGGATTAATTCCGATCCTTATACACTTGGCAAGGTGTGGGATAATGTCAATATCAGTGACGGGCTTTTGTTCCCTGTCGAGAAATTTAAACGCTAG
- a CDS encoding alpha/beta hydrolase family protein, which yields MNIIKLISTLSLYALLASLFGCSSVVQMHNNSADKTVPVWQQSAIKDELKVNFLWAKPIAKGPLATIIVHPGMLQNVEDMRGVLIDLAEQGFMSVAVDYQRLIAGKWQVSTMPIRARDEIDFIMSQVVENPWVDANNIGLLGFSLGGAHSLNIAKVNPDIKTVVVYYPMTDFVGWAKSAENELLLSLVVKQVKSAYLKESDSHSHASHLELVSNYSAVNFADEIRPPVLVIHGDEDDIAPIEFSKRFVSLLQSSGNDQSQLMVINQGAHGFNFKRSKQSIKSWLTSLDWMQKHLATEPKSYVVASNVAASNALASNNY from the coding sequence ATGAATATTATTAAATTAATTAGCACATTAAGCTTATATGCATTGCTTGCAAGTCTTTTCGGGTGTAGCAGTGTGGTGCAAATGCATAATAATAGCGCGGATAAAACAGTGCCCGTGTGGCAGCAAAGTGCAATAAAAGATGAGCTAAAAGTTAATTTTTTATGGGCTAAACCTATAGCTAAAGGGCCTTTAGCAACCATTATTGTTCACCCTGGTATGCTACAAAACGTTGAAGATATGCGTGGTGTGCTTATTGATCTTGCAGAGCAGGGCTTTATGTCTGTTGCTGTAGATTATCAACGATTAATCGCCGGTAAGTGGCAGGTCTCTACTATGCCCATAAGAGCGCGTGATGAGATAGATTTTATTATGAGTCAGGTTGTCGAGAACCCTTGGGTTGATGCTAATAACATTGGCTTGTTAGGGTTCTCATTAGGGGGCGCGCACAGCTTAAATATTGCCAAAGTTAATCCAGATATAAAGACTGTGGTGGTGTATTACCCTATGACGGACTTTGTTGGTTGGGCGAAATCGGCTGAGAATGAGTTGCTATTATCTCTGGTGGTTAAGCAGGTTAAATCAGCTTATTTAAAGGAGTCAGACAGCCATAGCCATGCCTCACACCTTGAACTTGTTAGTAATTATTCTGCGGTTAATTTTGCGGATGAGATTAGGCCACCAGTTTTGGTGATTCATGGTGATGAGGATGATATAGCGCCTATTGAGTTTTCTAAACGATTTGTCAGCTTATTGCAATCTAGTGGTAATGATCAATCTCAGTTAATGGTTATTAACCAAGGCGCGCACGGCTTTAATTTTAAACGCAGTAAACAGTCGATTAAGTCATGGTTAACGTCTTTAGACTGGATGCAAAAGCATCTTGCGACAGAGCCAAAAAGCTATGTTGTTGCGTCAAATGTTGCTGCCTCAAATGCGCTTGCGTCAAATAACTATTGA
- a CDS encoding glutathione S-transferase family protein, translating to MYQLYYYPLNASMAPHFMLEELNVEFELIKVDRKNNAQKSKDYLALNPAGRIPTLIDNGQAIFESPAICIHLAESNPQANLIPAIGSPNRALFFQWMMYLTNTVQAELMIYFYPQKHSADETNIAGMVAVQEKRITEMLALLDNELEGKDYLVGDSISACDFFLFMLAVWADEFKKPPLAYTHLSRYLRKLAQRESIIQVCKKEGLSLADYQ from the coding sequence TTGTACCAACTGTACTATTATCCACTGAATGCCAGCATGGCACCTCACTTTATGCTTGAAGAGTTAAACGTTGAGTTTGAACTAATTAAGGTCGACAGGAAAAACAATGCGCAAAAATCGAAGGATTATTTGGCGCTAAATCCTGCAGGTAGGATCCCAACATTAATTGATAATGGCCAAGCTATTTTTGAAAGCCCTGCGATTTGTATTCATCTAGCAGAAAGCAATCCGCAAGCCAATTTGATCCCCGCCATAGGTAGCCCAAATAGAGCGTTATTTTTCCAATGGATGATGTACTTAACCAATACCGTTCAAGCGGAATTGATGATTTATTTTTATCCGCAAAAGCATAGTGCTGACGAAACAAATATTGCTGGCATGGTTGCTGTGCAAGAAAAACGCATTACTGAAATGCTTGCCTTACTTGATAATGAGCTAGAAGGTAAAGATTACCTTGTCGGTGACTCTATCAGCGCCTGTGACTTTTTCTTATTTATGTTAGCTGTTTGGGCTGATGAATTTAAAAAGCCACCTTTAGCTTATACTCATTTATCGCGCTATTTGCGTAAACTAGCACAACGTGAATCTATTATTCAGGTGTGTAAAAAAGAAGGTTTGAGTCTTGCTGATTACCAATAA
- a CDS encoding sensor histidine kinase — protein MTNKSTNKSNSKNKKFHSLSRRIVAQFCLFTLVLSVIFSLLTFILLFTLEDSFIEREIVKEADYLIAQYQQTKQWPQMRARHFTLHFSKKTLPDDMREKSMQEPERVEFYGQQGRHYHLYAFPNFEQTYLLAEVSEKLLVRPLREGIITILVVSGVSLTLVACMLAWLLGRKTAKPLKALADLVDGVAPENIPDSFAHQFPNNEIGVLANTLEASMAKIRQAIERERCFTRDVSHELRTPVAIVKNAVELYREKSREKSREKYDAQGSEAEIINRINDASLQMEQTVTTLLHLAREEHAAAEQSAVKLLPLIEQSIIEHSYLLDDKSVEVQVDDNCNTEIVVQQGMLKVLLDNLLSNAFQYTDSGMVEVSFANNTLTIADTGPGIEAGISKQVTEPAIKGSQSTGYGFGLSIVKRLCEHQKWQLSVESKQGTRISVRFV, from the coding sequence ATGACAAATAAAAGCACTAATAAAAGTAATAGCAAAAACAAAAAGTTTCACAGTTTAAGCAGACGTATTGTTGCGCAATTTTGCCTATTCACCTTAGTGCTTTCAGTTATTTTTAGTTTGCTGACCTTTATTTTATTGTTCACCTTAGAAGATAGCTTTATAGAGCGTGAGATTGTTAAAGAAGCCGATTATTTAATTGCACAGTATCAGCAAACTAAGCAATGGCCACAGATGAGAGCTAGGCATTTTACTTTGCATTTCTCTAAAAAAACCTTACCTGATGATATGCGTGAAAAATCAATGCAAGAGCCTGAAAGAGTTGAGTTTTACGGTCAGCAAGGCAGGCATTATCATTTGTATGCTTTCCCTAATTTCGAGCAAACCTATTTGCTAGCAGAAGTAAGTGAAAAACTGCTAGTTCGGCCACTTCGCGAAGGCATAATCACCATACTTGTTGTTAGTGGTGTATCGTTAACCTTAGTTGCTTGCATGCTTGCTTGGTTGTTGGGACGAAAAACCGCAAAACCACTCAAAGCTCTAGCAGATTTGGTTGATGGCGTTGCACCAGAAAATATTCCTGACAGCTTTGCTCATCAATTCCCTAACAATGAAATTGGTGTATTGGCAAACACCTTAGAAGCCTCCATGGCGAAAATTCGCCAAGCCATAGAGCGTGAGCGCTGTTTTACGCGCGATGTCAGTCATGAGCTAAGAACGCCAGTTGCGATTGTTAAAAATGCCGTTGAGCTTTACCGAGAAAAAAGCCGAGAAAAAAGCCGAGAAAAATATGATGCTCAAGGCAGTGAGGCAGAAATTATTAATCGCATTAATGATGCCAGTTTGCAAATGGAACAAACCGTAACAACCTTACTGCACTTAGCGCGTGAAGAGCATGCCGCAGCTGAGCAAAGCGCTGTAAAACTGCTGCCACTTATTGAACAGTCAATTATTGAGCATAGTTATTTGCTTGATGATAAATCAGTAGAAGTGCAGGTGGATGATAACTGCAACACTGAAATTGTGGTACAACAAGGCATGTTAAAAGTGCTGCTTGATAATTTGCTCAGTAATGCCTTTCAATACACCGACTCTGGCATGGTGGAAGTAAGTTTTGCTAATAACACCCTAACCATCGCGGATACTGGCCCAGGCATTGAGGCGGGAATATCAAAGCAAGTGACTGAGCCTGCAATAAAGGGCAGCCAAAGTACTGGCTATGGCTTTGGCTTATCAATTGTTAAGCGCCTGTGCGAACATCAAAAGTGGCAGTTATCGGTAGAAAGTAAGCAAGGTACGCGTATATCAGTGCGCTTTGTTTAG
- a CDS encoding response regulator transcription factor, with amino-acid sequence MTNTASQQTKLNVLLVEDQLSIAQNIAQYMEAKGHVFDFATNGKQGLELALEQPYDLVILDLNLPGMDGLEICQQLREKSSRHIPILMLTARDSIDDKVTGFGVGADDYLTKPFVLQELEVRCLALSRRHLLQTNNTLVLGPLSIDRKSKQVKRDEQVLDLHAMGVRIVTILAEAYPQVVSRSELTQKLWGDEPTESDAMRSHIYQLRNVLDKPFDKPLLKTVHGVGFVLDINNDK; translated from the coding sequence ATGACTAATACGGCAAGTCAACAAACTAAACTTAATGTGCTGCTAGTGGAAGATCAGCTAAGCATTGCGCAAAACATTGCCCAATATATGGAAGCAAAAGGGCATGTGTTTGACTTTGCGACTAACGGCAAGCAAGGACTGGAATTGGCGTTAGAGCAGCCTTATGACTTAGTTATTCTTGATTTAAATTTACCGGGCATGGATGGCTTAGAGATTTGTCAGCAATTAAGGGAAAAATCGAGCCGTCATATTCCCATCTTAATGTTAACCGCGCGCGATAGTATTGATGATAAGGTCACTGGCTTTGGTGTTGGTGCCGATGACTATTTAACCAAACCTTTTGTTTTACAAGAGTTAGAAGTGAGATGTTTGGCTTTATCAAGAAGACACTTATTACAAACTAATAATACCCTTGTTTTAGGGCCACTTTCGATTGATAGAAAAAGCAAACAAGTAAAGCGTGACGAACAAGTGCTTGATTTACATGCCATGGGAGTTCGAATCGTAACCATTCTTGCCGAAGCCTACCCGCAAGTAGTGAGTCGCTCAGAGTTAACGCAAAAATTATGGGGTGATGAGCCAACGGAGTCAGATGCCATGCGCTCTCATATCTACCAACTACGCAACGTATTAGATAAACCTTTTGATAAGCCGCTTTTAAAAACTGTGCACGGTGTCGGCTTTGTTTTGGATATTAACAATGACAAATAA
- a CDS encoding type 1 glutamine amidotransferase domain-containing protein: MIRLIKRVTKFVSVCAVIVMSTQVHAVGKEGSTDTQGSADKQSSADKQVLMVVTSYGKGNERPGYEFDEFAKAYSVFKANGITVDVASPRGGKVQADEYDKTKPFNVPVLADKAIMAKLENTLPTASLDAASYDGIFIVGGKGAMFDLPKDKALQAVIADIYQQQGSVAAVCHGPAALVDVKLADGSYLIAGKAVNGFTNKEEVLFGKKWLKQFEFMLEDKLKERGGKFQSSNIMLSHVAVDGRLVTGQNPSSTTGVAVALVKSLGLTPVATEQYLDDKTMAVIAQLLAGDKTAEQTLTTQQDQYHIPLVGMYGFYFLKVAEQPREFEQALTLMLIAQEAINNPMFDMQIAKTQHKLGKNQAAKTTLEHVLEAKPDYKPALDMLKTL, translated from the coding sequence ATGATTCGTTTAATAAAGAGAGTAACTAAGTTTGTTTCAGTGTGCGCTGTGATTGTTATGTCAACACAAGTTCACGCAGTAGGAAAAGAGGGCTCAACAGATACACAAGGCTCTGCAGATAAACAAAGCTCAGCAGATAAACAAGTGCTTATGGTGGTCACAAGTTATGGCAAAGGTAATGAAAGACCTGGCTATGAGTTTGATGAGTTTGCCAAAGCCTATAGCGTTTTTAAAGCTAATGGCATAACTGTTGATGTAGCAAGCCCACGAGGTGGCAAGGTGCAAGCGGATGAGTATGATAAAACTAAGCCGTTTAATGTGCCTGTACTGGCAGATAAAGCCATAATGGCAAAGCTTGAAAATACCTTACCTACGGCAAGCCTTGATGCTGCTTCTTATGATGGTATTTTCATTGTTGGCGGAAAGGGCGCTATGTTTGATTTACCTAAAGATAAAGCCTTACAAGCGGTTATTGCAGATATTTATCAGCAACAAGGCAGCGTAGCGGCGGTATGTCATGGTCCTGCGGCTTTAGTTGATGTAAAGCTTGCTGATGGCAGCTACTTAATCGCAGGTAAAGCGGTTAATGGTTTTACCAATAAAGAAGAAGTTTTATTTGGTAAAAAGTGGTTAAAGCAATTTGAGTTTATGCTTGAAGATAAACTAAAAGAGCGTGGCGGTAAATTTCAGTCAAGCAATATTATGTTAAGTCATGTTGCCGTTGATGGTCGCTTAGTAACAGGGCAAAACCCATCGTCAACAACGGGTGTAGCAGTAGCGCTAGTAAAATCGCTAGGCTTAACGCCAGTAGCTACCGAGCAGTACCTAGACGATAAAACCATGGCCGTTATTGCGCAACTGTTAGCAGGCGATAAAACCGCTGAACAAACCCTGACTACTCAGCAAGATCAATATCATATTCCGTTAGTAGGCATGTATGGTTTCTATTTCTTAAAAGTGGCTGAGCAGCCAAGAGAGTTTGAGCAAGCATTAACCTTAATGTTAATTGCCCAAGAAGCCATAAATAACCCTATGTTTGATATGCAAATTGCTAAAACTCAGCATAAGCTAGGTAAAAATCAGGCGGCAAAAACCACGTTAGAGCATGTGCTTGAAGCAAAGCCTGATTACAAACCCGCGTTAGATATGCTAAAAACGCTATAA
- a CDS encoding ABC transporter permease, with amino-acid sequence MLLTAVTITVLLMIFISWSSLTLGEKITQQVSGLVPFALFMMKQRLVSKSTQILGVGLCAFLLLFTLMLLKDLGNTMTAYQRQHDGNLFISQATQAQMDYVTTWAEEKDVNIRQSKPYMYAKLLKINGTDLSEYSDKPSDSLATFSDAIRLHWTELMPSNNALVSGKWWQAGDSNWQQVSIEQEVMTDLGLELGDILSFYINKQSYQFTVAASHEFKPGAGSITFWVQMPSSALAHIQAPHYTMASIELADEQWSLLTPLWQKFPSLRMVSLKELTSLFDRTLAMISKVISGFSLLIILLSTVVILASINALQSKEKKKNSVIMSFGFSRATCLKLNVIEWLVTASITAVGAIAGTYIAGLLIYQSQFSLTYQPDFTWLIATLVIILTSITGLGVFASRHSLQSSVRELMAEN; translated from the coding sequence ATGTTACTAACTGCCGTCACTATTACCGTGCTATTGATGATTTTTATCAGTTGGAGCAGCTTAACCTTAGGTGAAAAAATCACCCAACAGGTGTCGGGTTTAGTGCCGTTTGCCCTTTTTATGATGAAACAAAGGTTAGTCAGTAAAAGTACGCAAATTTTAGGGGTTGGTTTATGTGCTTTTTTATTGCTGTTTACCCTGATGCTATTAAAAGATTTAGGTAATACCATGACGGCTTATCAACGTCAGCATGATGGTAATTTATTTATTTCACAAGCAACGCAAGCTCAAATGGATTATGTAACGACATGGGCTGAAGAAAAAGACGTGAACATACGTCAAAGCAAACCGTATATGTATGCCAAGTTGCTGAAAATTAATGGTACAGATTTATCAGAATATAGTGATAAACCCAGTGATAGTTTAGCAACCTTTAGTGATGCCATTCGCCTGCATTGGACAGAGCTGATGCCGAGCAATAATGCTTTAGTCTCTGGAAAATGGTGGCAAGCAGGTGATAGCAACTGGCAGCAAGTCTCTATTGAGCAAGAAGTCATGACAGATCTTGGCTTGGAGCTGGGAGATATTTTAAGTTTCTATATCAATAAGCAAAGCTATCAGTTTACTGTTGCTGCCAGCCATGAATTCAAACCTGGCGCAGGCTCAATTACCTTTTGGGTACAAATGCCATCCAGTGCATTAGCGCATATTCAGGCGCCTCACTACACTATGGCAAGCATTGAATTAGCTGATGAACAGTGGTCGTTGCTGACGCCGCTTTGGCAAAAGTTCCCAAGTTTACGCATGGTGTCATTGAAGGAATTAACCAGCTTATTTGATCGCACCCTAGCGATGATCAGCAAAGTGATCAGCGGCTTTTCTTTGCTGATCATTTTGTTATCCACCGTGGTGATTTTAGCGTCTATCAATGCTCTGCAAAGTAAAGAGAAAAAGAAAAACAGCGTAATTATGAGTTTTGGCTTTTCTCGCGCAACTTGCTTAAAGCTTAATGTGATTGAGTGGTTGGTAACGGCCAGCATTACGGCTGTTGGCGCAATTGCCGGTACTTACATTGCGGGCTTATTGATATACCAATCTCAGTTCTCACTTACCTATCAGCCAGACTTTACTTGGTTAATCGCCACCTTAGTTATTATTTTAACTAGCATTACGGGCTTGGGCGTTTTCGCTAGCAGACACAGCCTGCAAAGCTCTGTGCGTGAGTTAATGGCTGAGAATTAA